A single window of Desulfovibrio sp. DNA harbors:
- a CDS encoding glycosyltransferase, whose protein sequence is MRVAIVHYWLVNMGGGEKVLEALCRLYPEAHIYTHVLDRANVSPGIARHPITTTFIDKLPFSKKHYPRYLPLMPFALEQLDLTDYDLVISSESGPAKGVITRADTPHICYCHTPMRYLWDNWTEYLASSGLLTRCAMRLLLPSLRRWDVASSFRVDHFVANSHNVARRIRKHWRRDASVVPPPVNVETFTAKKSPGGDHYVCFGRLTAYKRMDIAVQACTRLNRPLLVLGEGEEMDRLKAMAGPTVRFLGRLSDKDVASVLAASRALLFPGEEDFGIVPLEASACGVPVLAYARGGALETVRPEETGLLFNEQTPESLAAAILKFEEDEMRFNPAAIRTHAEKFSEQQFRSRFMHEVEQACQAVAGI, encoded by the coding sequence GTGCGCGTAGCCATAGTCCATTATTGGCTTGTTAATATGGGCGGGGGTGAAAAAGTTCTGGAAGCTCTTTGCCGTCTGTACCCCGAAGCCCATATCTATACGCACGTGCTTGACCGTGCAAACGTGTCGCCTGGCATTGCCCGCCACCCGATTACCACGACCTTCATTGACAAACTGCCGTTCAGCAAAAAACACTATCCGCGCTATCTGCCGCTCATGCCTTTTGCTTTGGAACAACTTGACCTCACTGACTACGACCTGGTCATTTCCAGTGAGTCCGGTCCTGCAAAAGGCGTCATAACCAGGGCAGACACGCCGCACATCTGCTACTGCCATACGCCCATGCGTTACCTCTGGGACAACTGGACGGAGTATCTCGCCTCATCCGGCTTGTTGACGCGTTGCGCCATGCGTTTGCTGCTGCCCAGCCTGCGCAGATGGGATGTCGCCAGTTCATTTCGCGTGGACCATTTTGTGGCAAACTCCCACAATGTGGCCCGCAGAATCCGGAAGCACTGGCGCAGAGACGCGTCTGTAGTGCCGCCGCCGGTAAATGTGGAGACGTTTACAGCCAAAAAAAGCCCTGGTGGCGACCACTATGTTTGCTTTGGCCGACTGACGGCATACAAAAGGATGGACATTGCCGTTCAGGCATGCACTCGCCTGAATCGCCCGCTTCTGGTCTTGGGTGAAGGCGAGGAAATGGACAGGCTTAAGGCCATGGCTGGCCCCACCGTGCGTTTTCTTGGCCGCCTGAGCGACAAAGACGTTGCATCCGTGCTGGCAGCAAGCAGAGCCCTTCTTTTTCCCGGTGAAGAAGATTTCGGCATCGTCCCCCTGGAGGCGTCGGCCTGCGGTGTGCCCGTGCTTGCCTACGCGCGTGGAGGAGCCCTGGAAACGGTTCGCCCGGAAGAAACGGGGTTGCTCTTCAATGAACAGACCCCTGAATCCTTGGCCGCCGCAATTTTGAAGTTTGAAGAAGATGAAATGCGCTTCAACCCCGCCGCTATCCGCACCCATGCGGAAAAATTCTCAGAACAGCAATTTCGTTCCCGCTTTATGCATGAGGTGGAGCAGGCATGTCAGGCGGTGGCAGGAATATAA
- a CDS encoding heavy metal translocating P-type ATPase has product MRFYIVHELRGISTPHSGRMRVRASCPLGLAQAEALAGALATLPGISEIRVNPRLGSLLFHYEDAESRETALTLFVGAGGVDGPLADMVDDPAPGPGEATLTEGLMPVFQYVFVRPLLPMALRIVNSFVSAVPFLFKGVRAVLRGALNVDVLDAAAIGASLVMRDFRTVSLLTLLLGLGETLEYWTRRRSMATLTESLALNVENVWLLADGTEISVPLAQVKEGDLVVVRDGGSIPVDGVVEEGCAVVNQSSMTGEPLGVRRTTGASVFAGTVVEEGRLVIRARHVGDGTRLRQVVKFIEESESLKAGIQGKYERLADMAVPFTFGLAALVWLLTRDFRRAASVLLVDYSCALKLATPLAVLASMREGARHGMAIKGGRYLEALNEADTVVFDKTGTLTQASPEVVEVFPAPGFERTEVLRIMACLEEHFPHPVARAVVRKADEEGLKHAEEHAHVEYVVAHGVASSLYDKKMRVGSRHYIEHDEGVDLSPLEAVIEEQTGMGRSLLFMSEDGRVAGMVSIEDPMRPEAPHVVEELRGLGFNRVLMLTGDDERTARAVAARVGISEYRAQVLPTDKARIVQELTDQGCKVLMVGDGINDAPALSASHVGVAMSDGTDLAREVANVLLTHPNLEGLVNARLLGTRTLQRIHFNFVATLTLNSAFLLGGLFMFMGPGVAALLHNVTTLGVALNAMRPHLPTKALPGEESHFESPASS; this is encoded by the coding sequence ATGCGTTTTTACATTGTTCATGAGCTGCGTGGCATCTCCACGCCCCATTCAGGCAGAATGCGCGTGCGCGCCTCTTGCCCCCTCGGTCTTGCCCAGGCCGAAGCTCTGGCAGGGGCGCTGGCCACATTGCCCGGCATAAGCGAGATACGCGTAAATCCCCGCCTGGGCAGCCTGCTTTTTCATTATGAAGACGCCGAAAGCCGTGAAACTGCCCTGACCCTCTTTGTGGGCGCTGGCGGCGTGGATGGCCCCCTGGCGGACATGGTGGACGATCCCGCCCCGGGCCCCGGCGAAGCCACGCTTACTGAAGGGCTCATGCCCGTGTTTCAGTATGTTTTTGTCCGCCCGCTGCTGCCCATGGCCTTGCGCATCGTCAACAGCTTTGTCAGCGCAGTGCCCTTTCTTTTCAAGGGCGTCCGCGCCGTGCTGCGCGGCGCGCTCAACGTGGACGTACTGGATGCTGCCGCCATTGGCGCGTCCCTTGTCATGCGCGACTTCCGCACTGTCAGCCTGCTCACCCTGCTGCTGGGACTTGGCGAAACGCTGGAATACTGGACGCGCCGCCGCTCCATGGCCACGCTCACCGAAAGTCTGGCCCTCAATGTTGAAAACGTGTGGCTGCTGGCCGACGGTACGGAAATATCCGTTCCTCTGGCGCAGGTGAAGGAAGGCGACCTCGTTGTTGTGCGCGACGGGGGCAGCATTCCCGTTGACGGCGTGGTCGAGGAAGGCTGCGCCGTGGTCAACCAGTCGTCCATGACAGGGGAGCCTCTTGGGGTTCGCCGCACCACGGGCGCGTCGGTCTTTGCCGGCACTGTGGTGGAAGAAGGCCGCCTGGTCATCCGCGCCCGCCATGTGGGCGACGGCACCCGCCTGCGGCAGGTCGTAAAATTTATTGAAGAATCAGAGTCCCTCAAAGCTGGCATCCAGGGCAAGTATGAGCGCCTGGCCGACATGGCCGTGCCCTTTACCTTTGGCCTGGCCGCTCTTGTCTGGCTGCTCACGCGGGACTTCCGCCGCGCGGCCTCGGTGCTGCTGGTGGACTACTCCTGCGCGCTCAAGCTGGCGACCCCGCTGGCTGTGCTGGCCTCCATGCGCGAAGGCGCGCGCCACGGCATGGCCATCAAGGGCGGACGTTACCTTGAAGCCCTTAACGAAGCCGACACCGTCGTCTTCGACAAGACCGGCACACTCACCCAGGCCAGCCCCGAAGTTGTGGAAGTCTTTCCCGCGCCGGGCTTTGAGCGCACTGAAGTGCTGCGCATCATGGCCTGCCTTGAGGAGCATTTTCCCCATCCCGTGGCCCGCGCCGTTGTTCGCAAGGCTGATGAAGAAGGCCTCAAGCATGCCGAGGAGCACGCCCATGTGGAATACGTGGTGGCGCACGGCGTGGCCTCATCACTGTACGACAAAAAAATGCGCGTGGGCAGCCGCCACTACATCGAACATGATGAAGGCGTTGACCTTTCACCCCTGGAAGCAGTGATTGAAGAACAGACCGGCATGGGCCGCTCCCTGCTCTTCATGAGCGAGGACGGCAGAGTGGCGGGCATGGTTTCCATTGAGGATCCCATGCGCCCTGAAGCCCCCCACGTGGTTGAAGAACTCCGCGGCCTGGGTTTCAACCGCGTTCTCATGCTCACGGGCGACGACGAGCGCACGGCCCGGGCAGTGGCGGCCCGTGTGGGTATCAGCGAATACCGCGCCCAGGTGCTGCCCACCGACAAGGCCCGCATTGTTCAGGAACTGACCGATCAGGGCTGCAAGGTGCTTATGGTGGGGGACGGCATTAACGACGCTCCCGCGCTTTCCGCTTCGCATGTGGGCGTGGCCATGAGCGACGGTACGGACCTGGCCCGCGAAGTGGCCAACGTGCTGCTGACCCATCCCAACCTTGAAGGACTTGTCAACGCCCGCCTGCTGGGCACGCGCACCTTGCAGCGCATCCATTTCAATTTCGTGGCCACATTGACGCTCAACAGCGCCTTTCTGCTGGGCGGCCTTTTCATGTTTATGGGGCCCGGCGTTGCAGCCCTGCTGCACAATGTCACCACGCTGGGCGTGGCCCTCAACGCCATGCGCCCCCACCTGCCCACAAAGGCCCTGCCGGGCGAGGAGAGCCATTTTGAAAGCCCTGCATCTTCTTAA
- a CDS encoding FeoA family protein, with product MSQIVNLRQMQVGQQGKIAAVEALGEMNRRIRDMGLIPGTTVSIVGRAPLKDPVALRLSGVTISLRNSEADFIKVDLAGSGS from the coding sequence ATGAGCCAGATTGTCAATCTGCGTCAGATGCAGGTAGGCCAGCAGGGCAAGATTGCCGCTGTGGAAGCCCTTGGTGAAATGAACCGCCGCATTCGCGACATGGGGCTCATCCCTGGCACAACGGTTTCCATCGTTGGCCGCGCTCCCCTCAAAGACCCGGTCGCCCTGCGCCTGTCCGGCGTCACGATCTCTCTTCGCAACAGCGAAGCCGATTTTATCAAGGTCGACCTGGCGGGTTCCGGCAGCTAG
- a CDS encoding HMA2 domain-containing protein, which translates to MKALHLLKYVRSFVDGRVRIRHPALHDASVAALAESRMKAIAGVASVECNPVSGSVLITYDSTVIPKDRLFAIGEAWAVYLDKVKAGKPADVPKF; encoded by the coding sequence TTGAAAGCCCTGCATCTTCTTAAATACGTACGCAGTTTCGTGGACGGCCGGGTGCGCATACGCCACCCGGCACTGCACGACGCATCCGTGGCGGCCCTTGCCGAATCCCGCATGAAAGCCATTGCCGGGGTCGCTTCAGTGGAATGCAACCCCGTGAGCGGCTCCGTGCTCATCACCTACGACAGCACGGTCATTCCCAAAGACCGCCTCTTCGCCATTGGCGAGGCCTGGGCTGTCTATCTCGACAAGGTCAAGGCCGGAAAACCCGCCGACGTGCCGAAATTTTAA